The genomic window CATGCGCCGCTCGGAGAAACTGCTCGCGATCACCCGCGCGATCCACGAAGCCGGCAAGCCGATCGCATTCATCTGCCACGCCGGCTGGGTGCCCATCTCGGCGGGGATCCTGAGGGGGAAGCGTTGCACTTCGGTGCGCGCGATCAAGGACGACATGGAGAACGCGGGCGCGATCTGGTCGGACGAGCCCGTCGTGGTGGACGGGAACCTGATCAGCTCGCGGACGCCGGCAGACCTGCCGGACTTTTGCCGGGCGCTGATCAAGGCGCTGAAGGAACGGCCGAAGACCTAGCGACGCTTGACGTCGGAGCCCGTGTGAAAACCCGCGGTCCTCTCATATATTGTGCGTCCCCCGGTTTGGCCAGCGCTCCCCCTGCTCGGAGCTCCGCTCGTGGCCTACCTCGCCGGCACCGTTGGCAGCCAGTTCGTCCTCTTGCCAGTACCGCTCCTGCATCGTGACGTAGTCGCGAAGATCGCTCTTCAGGGTCTGAATGACGCGGGCTGTGGTTGAGTCAGGCGGCGCGCACTGCACGGCGACCCCCGCGATGTCGACCCGGCGGGCGCGCCGACAACTTCAAACCCTAGTTACGCCACACACCGCAGACTTTCGGCTAAGCGCACTACCCCTACCAGTGGAGCAAGAAAACGGGCGCCATCGCTGCTAGTGCAGCGCCGACTTGCAGGGCTAGGATGGGCACAGCCTGT from Gemmatimonadales bacterium includes these protein-coding regions:
- a CDS encoding type 1 glutamine amidotransferase domain-containing protein, whose amino-acid sequence is MTLKGTTVLVFVGPRYEDLELWYPKIRLEEEGAKTVVAGLGEKTYEGKKGYPIAVDANVDDLYPESYDGLVIPGGYAPDHMRRSEKLLAITRAIHEAGKPIAFICHAGWVPISAGILRGKRCTSVRAIKDDMENAGAIWSDEPVVVDGNLISSRTPADLPDFCRALIKALKERPKT